From the genome of Symphalangus syndactylus isolate Jambi chromosome 5, NHGRI_mSymSyn1-v2.1_pri, whole genome shotgun sequence, one region includes:
- the VPS18 gene encoding vacuolar protein sorting-associated protein 18 homolog: MASILDEYENSLSRSAVLQPGCPSVGIPHSGYVNAQLEKEVPIFTKQRIDFTPSERITSLVVSSNQLCMSLGKDTLLRIDLGKANEPNHVELGRKDDAKVHKMFLDHTGSHLLIALSSTEVLYVNRNGQKIRPLARWKGQLVESVGWNKALGTESSTGPILVGTAQGHIFEAELSASEGGLFGPAPDLYFRPLYVLNEEGGPAPVCSLEAERGPDGRSFVIATTRQRLFQFIGRAAEGAEAQGFSGLFAAYTDHPPPFREFPSNLGYSELAFYTPKLRSAPRAFAWMMGDGVLYGALDCGRPDSLLSEERVWEYPEGVGPGASPPLAIVLTQFHFLLLLADRVEAVCTLTGQVVLRDHFLEKFGPLKHMVKDSSTGQLWAYTERAVFRYHVQREARDVWRTYLDMNRFDLAKEYCRERPDCLDTVLAREADFCFRQRRYLESARCYALTQSYFEEIALKFLEARQEEALAEFLQRKLASLKPAERTQATLLTTWLTELYLSRLGALQGDPEALTLYRETKECFRTFLSSPRHKEWLFASRASIHELLASHGDTEHMVYFAVIMQDYERVVAYHCQHEAYEEALAVLARHRDPQLFYKFSPILIRHIPRQLVDAWIEMGSRLDARQLIPALVNYSQGGEVQQVSQAIRYMEFCVNVLGETEQAIHNYLLSLYARGRPDSLLAYLEQAGVSPHRVHYDLKYALRLCAEHGHHRACVHVYKVLELYEEAVDLALQVDVDLAKQCADLPEEDEELRKKLWLKIARHVVQEEEDVQTAMACLASCPLLKIEDVLPFFPDFVTIDHFKEAICSSLKAYNHHIQELQREMEEATASAQRIRRDLQELRGRYGTVEPQDKCATCDFPLLNRPFYLFLCGHMFHADCLLQAVRPGLPAYKQARLEELQRKLGAAPPPAKGSARAKEAEGGAATAGPSREQLKADLDELVAAECVYCGELMIRSIDRPFIDPQRYEEEQLSWL; this comes from the exons CATTGACTTGGGCAAGGCAAATGAGCCCAACCACGTGGAGCTGGGACGTAAGGATGACGCAAAAGTTCACAAGATGTTCCTTGACCATACTG GCTCTCACCTGCTGATTGCCCTGAGCAGCACGGAGGTCCTCTACGTGAACCGAAACGGACAGAAGATACGGCCACTAGCACGCTGGAAGGGGCAGCTGGTGGAGAGTGTGGGTTGGAACAAGGCACTGGGCACGGAGAGCAGCACAGGCCCCATCCTGGTCGGGACTGCCCAAGGCCACATCTTCGAAGCAGAGCTCTCAGCCAGCGAAGGTGGGCTTTTTGGCCCTGCTCCGGATCTCTACTTCCGCCCATTGTACGTGCTAAATGAAGAAGGGGGTCCAGCACCTGTGTGCTCACTTGAGGCCGAGCGGGGCCCTGATGGGCGTAGCTTTGTTATTGCCACCACTCGGCAGCGCCTCTTCCAGTTCATAGGCCGAGCAGCAGAGGGGGCTGAGGCCCAGGGTTTCTCAGGGCTCTTTGCAGCTTACACGGACCACCCACCCCCATTCCGTGAGTTTCCCAGcaacctgggctacagtgagTTGGCCTTCTACACCCCCAAGCTGCGCTCTGCACCCCGGGCCTTCGCCTGGATGATGGGGGATGGTGTGTTGTATGGGGCATTGGACTGTGGGCGCCCTGACTCTCTGCTGAGCGAGGAGCGAGTCTGGGAGTACCCAGAGGGGGTAGGGCCTGGGGCCAGCCCACCCCTAGCCATCGTCTTGACCCAGTTCCActtcctgctgctgctggcaGACCGGGTGGAGGCAGTGTGCACACTGACCGGGCAGGTGGTGCTGCGGGATCACTTCCTGGAGAAATTTGGGCCGCTGAAGCACATGGTGAAGGACTCCTCCACAGGCCAGCTGTGGGCCTACACTGAGCGGGCTGTCTTCCGCTACCACGTGCAACGGGAGGCCCGAGATGTCTGGCGCACCTATCTGGACATGAACCGCTTCGATCTGGCCAAAGAGTATTGTCGAGAGCGGCCCGACTGCCTGGACACTGTCCTGGCCCGGGAGGCCGATTTCTGCTTTCGCCAGCGTCGCTACCTGGAGAGCGCACGCTGCTATGCCCTGACCCAGAGCTACTTTGAGGAGATTGCCCTCAAGTTCCTGGAGGCCCGACAGGAGGAGGCTCTGGCTGAGTTCCTGCAGCGAAAACTGGCCAGTTTGAAGCCAGCCGAACGTACCCAGGCCACGCTGCTGACCACCTGGCTGACAGAGCTCTACCTGAGCCGGCTTGGGGCTCTGCAGGGCGACCCAGAGGCCCTGACCCTCTACCGAGAAACCAAGGAATGCTTTCGAACCTTCCTCAGCAGCCCCCGCCACAAAGAGTGGCTCTTTGCCAGCCGGGCTTCTATCCATGAGCTGCTCGCCAGTCATGGGGACACAGAGCACATGGTGTACTTTGCAGTGATCATGCAGGACTATGAGCGGGTAGTGGCTTACCACTGTCAGCACGAGGCCTACGAGGAGGCCCTGGCCGTGCTCGCCCGCCACCGTGACCCCCAGCTCTTCTACAAGTTCTCACCCATCCTCATCCGTCACATCCCCCGCCAGCTTGTAGATGCCTGGATTGAGATGGGCAGCCGGCTGGATGCTCGGCAGCTCATTCCTGCCCTGGTGAACTACAGCCAGGGTGGTGAGGTCCAGCAGGTGAGCCAGGCCATCCGCTACATGGAGTTCTGCGTGAACGTGCTGGGGGAGACTGAGCAGGCCATCCACAACTACCTGCTGTCGCTGTATGCCCGTGGCCGGCCGGACTCACTGCTGGCCTATCTCGAGCAGGCTGGGGTCAGCCCCCACCGGGTACATTACGACCTCAAGTATGCGCTGCGGCTCTGCGCCGAGCATGGCCACCACCGCGCTTGTGTCCATGTCTACAAGGTCCTAGAGCTATATGAGGAGGCTGTGGACCTGGCTCTGCAG GTGGACGTGGACCTGGCCAAGCAGTGTGCAGACCTGCCTGAGGAGGATGAGGAATTGCGCAAGAAGCTGTGGCTGAAGATCGCACGGCACGTGGtgcaggaggaggaagatgtGCAGACAGCCATGGCTTGCCTGGCTAGCTGCCCCCTGCTCAAGATTGAGGATGTGCTGCCCTTCTTTCCTGATTTCGTCACCATCGACCACTTCAAGGAGGCGATCTGCAGCTCACTTAAGGCCTACAACCACCACATCCAGGAGCTGCAGCGGGAGATGGAAGAGGCTACAGCCAGTGCCCAGCGCATCCGGCGAGACCTGCAGGAGCTGCGGGGCCGCTACGGCACTGTAGAGCCCCAGGACAAATGTGCCACCTGCGACTTCCCCCTGCTCAACCGCCCTTTTTACCTCTTCCTCTGTGGCCATATGTTCCATGCTGACTGCCTGCTGCAGGCCGTGCGACCTGGCCTGCCAGCCTACAAGCAGGCCCGGCTGGAGGAGCTGCAGAGGAAGCTGGGGGCTGCTCCACCCCCAGCCAAGGGCTCTGCCCGGGCCAAGGAGGCCGAAGGTGGGGCTGCCACAGCAGGGCCCAGCCGGGAACAGCTCAAGGCTGACCTGGATGAGTTGGTGGCCGCTGAGTGTGTGTACTGTGGGGAGCTGATGATCCGCTCTATTGACCGGCCGTTCATCGACCCCCAGCGCTACGAGGAGGAGCAGCTCAGTTGGCTGTAG